From Trichoplusia ni isolate ovarian cell line Hi5 chromosome 8, tn1, whole genome shotgun sequence, one genomic window encodes:
- the LOC113496776 gene encoding ras-related protein Rab-32-like yields LTSLVYFQSHASPSSERREHLYKILVIGELGTGKTSIIKRYVHQFFSQHYRATIGVDFALKVLNWDSNTIIRLQLWDIAGQERFGNMTRVYYKEAVGAFIVFDVSRVATFDAVVKWKNDLDAKVQLPDGSPIPCILLANKCDQSKEGIVNSQAKMEEYCREKGFAGWFETSAKENINIEEAARSLVNKILLNDKLLQSNDNRDGDKFALDHKIANGENSRDGSTKSCSC; encoded by the exons CTAACATCCTTGGTTTATTTTCAGTCCCACGCCTCTCCCAGTTCGGAGCGCCGGGAGCACTTGTACAAGATCCTGGTGATCGGGGAGCTCGGCACGGGGAAGACGTCCATCATCAAGCGATATGTTCACCAGTTCTTCAGCCAACACTACAGAGCCACAATCGGCGTGGATTTCGCCCTCAAAGTACTCAATTGGGACTCGAATACTATCATTCGTTTGCAGTTATGGGATATTGCAG GTCAGGAACGTTTCGGCAACATGACCCGGGTTTACTACAAGGAGGCGGTGGGCGCGTTCATAGTgttcgacgtgtcgcgggtcgCCACCTTCGATGCTGTTGTCAAGTGGAAGAATGACCTCGACGCTAAGGTTCAACTGCCCGATGGATCGCCGATACCCTGCATACTGTTGGCTAATAAG TGCGATCAATCGAAGGAAGGAATCGTAAACTCTCAAGCTAAGATGGAGGAGTATTGCCGCGAGAAGGGGTTCGCGGGCTGGTTCGAGACCTCGGCCAAGGAAAACATCAACATTGAGGAAGCTGCCAGGTCACTAGTTAATAAG ATCCTATTAAACGACAAACTTCTGCAAAGCAACGACAACAGGGATGGTGACAAATTCGCGCTCGACCACAAGATCGCTAACGGCGAGAACAGCCGCGACGGCAGCACCAAGTCATGCTCGTGCTGA
- the LOC113496777 gene encoding uncharacterized protein LOC113496777 — protein sequence MSFVYVTITTTLSSLSIFNRFFVWSEPCSDKLSVQKMESDSDTTPTTPRKKAKLSKVKQHLTSKKHQAKMEMRKSSGLLQKFFPKTSASTSGLSSNEDTKLAAAELAMTYHTVKHNLSYNSQDCSIKLNKIIYVDSKTATNLRLARTKMEALVTEVLGPHSLQSVIDQLNKDNVFYCLQTDASNKKNIKLFPLVVQYFTPKSGIQQKLIDFYENPDESANGMFSAIKNSLESLELPFSQISGFSADNTNANFGHNHSLYTNILEVIPDLIKGNCHAHIVHNSVKHAMNCLNYDIENIILKIYSHFSVSACRREELKRFVALAEGEFHEIKRHIGTRWLSLLPAIDTILLNWIPICNYFVDLDVDCPMVIQNLLMLDDNCVSINEPDRTQGRRATRRGHTRRLTDTWDFKTAETNLNIFI from the exons ATGTCATTCGTGTATGTTACAATTACTACTACGTTAAGTtcgttatcaatatttaaccGTTTTTTTGTGTGGAGTGAACCCTGTAGTGATAAGCTTAGTGTACAAAAGATGGAAAGTGATAGTGACACTACTCCTACAACGCCAAGAAAGAAAGCCAAACTATCGAag gttaaacaACACTTGACCAGCAAAAAACACCAAGCAAAAATGGAAATGAGAAAATCTAGTGGattgttacaaaagttttttcctaAAACTTCTGCTTCTACATCAGGCTTGTCTTCTAATGAAGATACCAAGTTAGCAGCGGCTGAGTTAGCGATGACATACCATACTGTCAAGCATAATTTATCATACAATAGCCAGGACTgtagtatcaaattaaataagattatctaTGTTGATTCCAAAACAGCCACTAACTTACGATTGGCTAGGACAAAAATGGAGGCATTAGTGACCGAAGTTCTTGGCCCACATTCCTTGCAGTCTGTTattgatcagttaaataaagacaatgtaTTTTACTGTCTGCAAACTGATgcctccaataaaaaaaatattaaattgtttcctctggtagttcaatattttacccctaaaagtggaatacaacaaaaattaattgatttttatgaaaatccagATGAATCTGCCAATGGTATGTTTTCagcaattaaaaactccttagagTCTTTGGAACTTCCTTTCAGTCAAATATCTGGTTTTAGCGCTGACAATACTAATGCAAATTTTGGACATAATCATTcattatatacaaacattttagaggttattccagatttaataaaaggaaattgtcaTGCCCATATTGTACACAATTCAGTGAAACATGctatgaattgtttaaattatgacattgagaacattatattaaaaatctatagcCATTTTTCTgtgtcagcatgcagaagagaagaattaaaaagatttgtagcaCTTGCTGAAGGagagtttcatgaaataaaacgacACATAGGAACTCGTTGGCTGTCACTTTTACCAGCGATTGATACAATTTTGCTTAATTGGATAccaatttgtaattactttgttgatttggatGTTGACTGTCCAatggttattcaaaatttattaatgttagatgataat TGCGTGTCAATAAATGAACCGGACCGGACGCAAGGGCGACGCGCGACGCGGCGCGGTCACACGAGACGTCTCACGGACACATGGGACTTCAAAACTGCTGAAACgaacttgaatattttcatataa